From the genome of Malus sylvestris chromosome 6, drMalSylv7.2, whole genome shotgun sequence, one region includes:
- the LOC126625884 gene encoding uncharacterized protein LOC126625884, with protein sequence MYHPTRGGVRGGRDQFSWDDVKVDKHRENYLGHSIKAPVGRWQKGKDLHWYTRDKNAQKAEMDAAKEEIKRIKEEEEQAMREALGLAPKRASRAQGSRLDKHEFSELVKRGSTAEDVGEGHAEAARVHGLGFARAPCPWDESSSLNPTAKDVPPEMGKLDVPNSPPKEKVEEELEDESSRKKRRRDERKHEKHERREKHGKHPSDERRKHKKHKEKRRHGSDSE encoded by the exons ATGTATCATCCCACTAGAGGCGGTGTTCGTGGCGGTCGAGATC AATTCAGTTGGGACGATGTTAAGGTTGATAAACATCGAGAGAACTACCTTGGTCACAGCATCAAGGCGCCTGTGGGAAGATGGCAAAAAG GTAAAGATCTACACTGGTATACTAGAGACAAAAATGCTCAGAAGGCAGAAATGGATGCTGCAAAAGAAGAGATCAAGAGGATtaaggaagaggaggagcagGCTATGAGGGAGGCTCTTGGCTTAGCTCCTAAGCGTGCAAGCCGTGCTCAAGGTAGTCGGCTTGATAAGCATGAGTTTTCGGAACTTGTGAAACGAGGCTCTACTGCAGAGGACGTAGGTGAAGGGCATGCTGAAGCAGCACGTGTGCATGGTCTTGGATTTGCAAG AGCACCCTGCCCTTGGGATGAGTCAAGTTCTCTTAATCCAACAGCGAAGGATGTTCCACCTGAAATGGGAAAGTTGGATGTTCCTAATTCACcaccaaaagaaaaagttgAAGAGGAGCTAGAGGATGAAAGCAGTCGAAAGAAGAGGAGGCGTGATGAGAGAAAGCATGAGAAACATGAGAGGCGTGAAAAGCATGGGAAACATCCCTCAGATGAGAGGAGGAAACACAAGAAACACAAGGAGAAGAGAAGACATGGTTCCGACTCCGAATGA